One stretch of Gloeocapsa sp. PCC 73106 DNA includes these proteins:
- a CDS encoding PstS family phosphate ABC transporter substrate-binding protein, producing MSAQNQVIKLLLAFLFSLSIVGVAGWSLFNLFTNSDLKEEAELPSTRAIILSDQDSIIFAEVPEVPTGLFNYGGSTTWAPVRDIVDSKIQAAIPSFQLRYTDSLTEPPGSSTGIRMLVAGQLSFSQSSRPLKAEDYEKAKANGFNLKEVPVGLEALAIAVHPDLPVAGITVKQLQDIYTGKITNWSEVGGPSLPIIAYSRYPNTGGTVDFFLQDVLGSVPLASNVEFVYNTTLGLRKVGENPGGIYYASAPEVVPQCTVKGLPIGKESGKFVPPYQEPLVTSAQCPKERNQLNMTAFKAGEYPITRRMFVIIKENGELDEQAGNAYANLLLSDQGQQLLLEAGFVPIGLR from the coding sequence ATGTCTGCTCAAAATCAAGTCATTAAACTGCTACTAGCGTTCTTGTTTAGTCTAAGTATTGTCGGTGTCGCAGGATGGAGTTTGTTTAATCTGTTTACCAATTCGGATTTAAAAGAAGAAGCAGAATTACCATCTACTCGCGCCATAATATTATCAGATCAAGATTCAATAATCTTTGCCGAAGTTCCTGAAGTTCCCACGGGCTTATTTAACTATGGAGGAAGTACTACTTGGGCACCTGTTCGAGATATAGTAGATTCCAAAATTCAAGCCGCTATACCTTCTTTTCAACTGCGTTATACAGACTCTCTAACGGAGCCGCCAGGGTCGAGTACCGGTATTAGAATGCTCGTAGCTGGTCAATTATCCTTCTCTCAGTCTTCCCGCCCACTTAAGGCTGAAGATTACGAGAAAGCTAAAGCTAATGGATTTAATTTAAAAGAGGTACCAGTAGGTTTGGAAGCGCTAGCGATCGCGGTTCATCCCGATTTACCCGTAGCAGGGATTACTGTGAAACAGTTACAAGATATTTATACGGGAAAAATTACTAACTGGAGTGAAGTAGGAGGACCATCTTTACCCATTATCGCCTATTCGCGATATCCAAACACAGGAGGGACGGTCGATTTTTTTCTTCAAGACGTATTAGGATCTGTTCCTTTAGCTAGTAACGTGGAATTTGTCTACAACACCACTCTGGGTTTAAGAAAAGTTGGTGAAAATCCAGGAGGTATTTACTACGCTTCAGCTCCAGAAGTAGTACCGCAATGCACCGTTAAAGGTCTTCCCATCGGAAAAGAGTCGGGTAAATTTGTACCCCCTTATCAAGAGCCTTTAGTTACATCCGCTCAATGTCCTAAAGAGCGCAATCAACTCAATATGACAGCTTTTAAAGCGGGAGAATACCCGATTACTCGGAGAATGTTCGTGATCATTAAGGAAAACGGTGAATTAGATGAACAAGCGGGTAACGCCTATGCTAATTTACTACTGAGCGATCAGGGACAACAATTATTGCTAGAAGCGGGTTTTGTCCCCATTGGATTAAGGTAA
- a CDS encoding carbohydrate ABC transporter permease — translation MKKRFSPITWLDQDSFVAWSFLTPALILLGIFLFWPIVYLVYLSFTDGNLSNSRWVGGQNYLKLLTDSDFRQVIGNTLYFTIATVIPSLIIPLVLAVLLNQSLPGTGLLRTAYFIPSITSLVAVGLGFRWLFQTDGPVNYLLSFWGWPPIPWLSSSIWAMPVLILLGIWKQIGFNLVVFLAGLQTIPQSRYEAAELDGANAWAKFWQITLPGLRPTLVFVTVTTVIFTLRSFEQVYIITGGGPLNSTNILVYYIYQEAFFQFKFAYAAAGTVLLLAIASFFVYLQLKVWSED, via the coding sequence ATGAAAAAAAGATTTTCCCCAATCACCTGGCTGGATCAAGATAGCTTTGTGGCTTGGAGTTTTTTGACTCCGGCTTTAATTTTGCTAGGTATTTTTTTATTTTGGCCCATAGTTTACTTAGTTTATCTCAGTTTTACTGACGGTAATTTAAGTAACTCTCGGTGGGTAGGAGGGCAAAATTACCTCAAACTACTAACTGATAGTGATTTTCGCCAAGTAATTGGTAACACGCTTTATTTTACCATTGCCACGGTCATACCTAGCTTAATTATTCCTTTAGTTTTAGCTGTTTTACTCAATCAATCTTTACCTGGTACTGGATTACTCCGAACCGCTTATTTTATCCCTTCGATCACTTCTCTAGTGGCGGTAGGTTTGGGTTTTCGTTGGCTGTTTCAAACCGATGGACCGGTAAATTATCTTTTAAGCTTTTGGGGTTGGCCACCAATTCCCTGGCTAAGTAGTTCTATCTGGGCTATGCCTGTGTTAATTTTACTGGGTATTTGGAAACAAATCGGCTTTAATTTGGTGGTATTTTTAGCGGGTTTACAGACTATCCCTCAATCGCGCTATGAAGCGGCTGAATTGGATGGGGCTAATGCTTGGGCGAAATTTTGGCAGATTACTCTCCCTGGATTGCGACCGACTCTAGTCTTTGTCACTGTAACCACGGTAATTTTTACCCTACGTAGCTTTGAACAGGTTTATATCATCACTGGGGGAGGTCCCCTCAATTCTACTAATATTTTGGTGTATTATATTTACCAGGAGGCTTTTTTCCAATTTAAATTTGCCTACGCTGCTGCAGGAACCGTTTTACTATTAGCGATCGCTTCCTTTTTTGTGTATCTACAGTTGAAGGTATGGTCCGAGGATTAA